The following coding sequences lie in one Candidatus Neptunochlamydia sp. REUL1 genomic window:
- a CDS encoding ABC transporter permease has protein sequence MNRWLQAQGLYKREVARFLKVPLQTVGAPIVNSILYLLIFGVSLGHSIHLENNIPYLAFLIPGLIAMSLIKNAFDNSTSAIMGQKYVNELQDLRVTPFSLQQLCAAKTLSSLTRGLFVGLITYCVGQTFYYFQMGHFLPIANPLVFIYFLIFGGLAFGNLGIAIGMWSKSFEHVGAVSMLILLPLIYLGGVFFSLEGMHSFWQSASHFNPLFFIINGIRYGILGSTDIHLGIAGVVTFIFFLVCYILALCSLRNGPRYMR, from the coding sequence ATGAATCGGTGGTTGCAAGCTCAAGGTCTCTATAAGCGAGAGGTTGCTCGTTTTTTGAAGGTTCCTCTTCAAACAGTGGGTGCGCCTATTGTTAACTCTATCCTCTACCTTCTGATTTTTGGTGTCAGTTTAGGACATTCCATCCATTTAGAAAATAACATTCCTTATCTTGCTTTTTTGATTCCTGGGCTCATTGCAATGTCGCTTATTAAAAATGCATTCGACAATTCAACAAGTGCCATTATGGGGCAAAAATATGTGAACGAGCTTCAAGATCTTCGGGTGACTCCCTTTTCACTTCAGCAGCTGTGCGCTGCTAAAACTCTTTCATCTTTAACACGAGGGCTCTTTGTAGGGCTTATTACCTACTGCGTGGGGCAGACATTCTACTATTTCCAAATGGGTCACTTTCTTCCCATTGCCAACCCTCTTGTTTTTATCTATTTTTTAATCTTTGGAGGACTGGCTTTCGGAAATCTTGGGATTGCCATTGGCATGTGGTCTAAGAGCTTCGAACACGTTGGAGCGGTGAGCATGTTAATTCTCCTCCCTTTAATTTACCTAGGTGGTGTTTTCTTTAGCCTAGAGGGGATGCACTCCTTCTGGCAATCTGCATCCCACTTCAACCCTCTCTTTTTTATTATCAACGGAATCCGCTATGGAATACTCGGTAGTACGGATATACATCTTGGCATTGCCGGCGTTGTAACTTTCATTTTTTTTCTGGTCTGTTATATTTTGGCGCTCTGTAGTCTAAGAAATGGTCCGCGCTATATGCGCTAA
- a CDS encoding Rpn family recombination-promoting nuclease/putative transposase, with the protein MELIRKEEDFMSHKINPRVDLAFKKIFGTEDNKDLLISLINSIVGEEDQVVDVTLLNPYNQKNFKEDKLSILDIKAEGNHGKKFNIEIQIADEADYDKRALYYWAKLYTDQLKEKDDYGTLEKVIGIHILNFISILDSEKYHNAFHITEKETGLHYFKELELHTIELKKFNDSLGKEFEDIGSKIQSALDLWSAFLLRNDLLSKAKLPASLDDAPVKKAIDVLNVMNFSDDEREIYEGQLKWLRIEANTLKKYEEKGREKGLEKGREEGREEGEKNKSLEIARSMFNENLPLEQISRLTGLGEKELKNIKGSE; encoded by the coding sequence ATGGAGCTAATTCGAAAGGAAGAGGACTTCATGTCACACAAAATCAATCCGCGGGTAGACCTAGCCTTCAAGAAAATATTTGGCACCGAAGACAACAAAGACCTGCTCATATCTTTGATTAACTCTATCGTAGGAGAGGAGGATCAGGTTGTCGATGTGACCCTGCTTAATCCCTATAATCAGAAGAATTTCAAAGAAGACAAGCTCTCAATCCTCGACATCAAAGCCGAAGGAAACCACGGAAAGAAGTTCAATATTGAAATTCAAATTGCCGATGAGGCTGACTACGACAAAAGAGCTCTATACTATTGGGCGAAGCTGTATACAGATCAGCTCAAAGAAAAAGATGACTATGGAACCTTAGAAAAAGTCATAGGGATCCACATTTTGAATTTCATCTCTATCTTGGACTCTGAAAAGTATCACAATGCTTTCCATATCACAGAAAAAGAAACGGGTCTCCATTACTTTAAGGAATTGGAGCTTCATACAATAGAACTGAAGAAATTCAATGACAGCCTAGGGAAAGAGTTTGAAGATATTGGATCCAAAATTCAAAGTGCCTTAGACCTCTGGTCTGCGTTTCTCCTCAGAAATGATCTCCTTAGCAAAGCTAAATTACCAGCTTCCTTAGATGACGCTCCAGTGAAAAAAGCGATTGATGTGCTCAATGTCATGAACTTTTCTGATGATGAGCGCGAAATTTACGAGGGTCAGCTCAAGTGGCTGAGAATCGAAGCAAATACCCTGAAGAAATATGAAGAAAAAGGTCGTGAGAAAGGGCTTGAAAAAGGACGCGAAGAAGGGCGTGAGGAAGGTGAAAAAAACAAATCTCTAGAGATTGCTCGTTCGATGTTTAATGAAAACCTTCCGCTTGAACAAATATCGAGATTAACGGGTTTGGGTGAAAAAGAGCTGAAAAATATCAAAGGATCGGAATGA
- a CDS encoding IS630 transposase-related protein, whose amino-acid sequence MTYSLDFRKKVLSIRSKEKLSFAQVARRFGVSVNSVFLWSKRLEPRRTKIRPAIKIDREILMEDIKKYPDAFNYERAHRLNVSTSGIRCAMKRLRISYKKNSQPSQGLRNKKTNLSRKNRRI is encoded by the coding sequence ATGACATATTCGCTAGATTTTAGAAAAAAAGTTCTATCGATCCGAAGCAAAGAAAAATTAAGCTTTGCCCAAGTAGCAAGACGCTTTGGAGTAAGTGTAAATAGTGTGTTTCTCTGGTCTAAGAGGTTAGAGCCGAGGCGCACTAAAATCAGACCTGCAATAAAGATTGATAGAGAGATCTTGATGGAGGATATCAAGAAATACCCTGATGCCTTCAACTATGAACGAGCACATCGTCTCAACGTAAGCACTTCAGGCATTCGGTGTGCCATGAAGAGGTTAAGAATTAGCTATAAAAAAAACTCTCAACCATCCCAAGGCCTGCGAAACAAAAAGACAAATCTTTCAAGGAAAAATCGCAGAATATAA
- a CDS encoding DUF2227 family putative metal-binding protein: MAMYKQHAQFNLFIALPILMGAMYYFLHPARNLMFTFAGTFAYSTLFMNPDMDLANQIRLMSIRGVLSIPFRSYSKVFNHRGLSHNLVLGSFTRIAWLLAWGALAFLIVYKSLPTKGSILKFYKHYQPFILYGFGGICLADWGHLLLDMKEVK, encoded by the coding sequence ATGGCAATGTACAAACAGCATGCTCAATTCAACCTCTTTATAGCACTCCCTATTCTTATGGGGGCCATGTACTATTTTCTTCACCCTGCAAGAAATCTTATGTTCACTTTCGCGGGAACGTTTGCCTACAGCACCCTCTTTATGAACCCCGATATGGATCTTGCAAATCAGATTCGCTTAATGTCCATTCGGGGAGTCTTAAGTATTCCTTTTCGCTCTTACTCAAAGGTTTTTAACCATAGAGGCCTCTCTCATAATTTGGTCCTTGGATCTTTTACCCGCATTGCATGGCTTTTAGCGTGGGGAGCCCTTGCTTTCCTTATTGTTTACAAGTCACTCCCAACTAAGGGCTCTATTTTAAAGTTTTACAAACACTATCAACCCTTCATTCTCTATGGTTTTGGCGGCATTTGCCTGGCTGATTGGGGCCATCTTCTGCTTGATATGAAAGAGGTGAAATGA
- a CDS encoding ABC transporter ATP-binding protein, whose amino-acid sequence MTPLVIKDLTKKYGRLVAAERVSFEIHPGEVFGLLGPNGAGKTTIISNIVTLQSFSEGSIKVFGIDVQKKPRLAKAHIGFVPQELIHHGFFTVEEILKYHATYFGIPLDKEHLRYLLDKLHLYHHRKKLVNQLSGGMKRRLLIIKALLHKPKLLLLDEPTAGVDVELRASLWKFIQELKKENLSILLTTHYLEEAELLCDRIGILDHGRLRKVDTTEKMLQEYSSKKVNVTLCSPLGKIAHPLLTAQSDHLLDFQVPNEMPLSQLFQEASISMNCIQDVNIKMGTLEDVMQTILRGEE is encoded by the coding sequence ATGACTCCCCTTGTCATTAAAGATCTCACAAAAAAGTATGGAAGGCTTGTGGCTGCAGAAAGGGTTTCTTTCGAGATTCACCCAGGAGAAGTCTTCGGACTTTTAGGACCAAATGGAGCAGGAAAAACAACAATTATCTCGAATATCGTCACTCTGCAATCTTTTTCAGAAGGGTCGATTAAAGTCTTTGGAATCGACGTCCAAAAAAAACCTCGCCTCGCAAAAGCTCATATTGGTTTTGTTCCACAAGAACTGATCCATCACGGTTTTTTTACCGTGGAGGAGATCTTAAAATACCATGCGACTTACTTTGGTATTCCTCTCGATAAGGAACACCTGAGGTACCTCCTTGATAAACTTCATCTCTATCACCACCGAAAAAAGCTGGTAAATCAGCTCAGTGGTGGAATGAAGCGGCGCCTCTTGATCATTAAAGCACTTCTTCATAAACCCAAGCTCCTTCTTCTTGATGAACCAACAGCAGGGGTCGATGTTGAATTGCGTGCCTCTCTTTGGAAGTTTATTCAGGAGCTAAAAAAAGAGAACCTCTCCATTCTCTTAACAACTCACTACTTGGAGGAGGCTGAGCTTCTTTGCGATAGAATTGGCATACTGGACCATGGCCGCCTGAGGAAGGTAGATACAACAGAGAAAATGCTGCAGGAATACTCTTCAAAAAAGGTAAACGTAACGCTATGTTCTCCACTTGGAAAAATAGCCCATCCACTTCTTACAGCTCAAAGTGATCACCTCCTTGACTTTCAAGTCCCCAATGAAATGCCTCTTTCTCAATTATTTCAAGAAGCCTCAATCTCTATGAACTGCATTCAAGATGTCAATATCAAAATGGGAACGCTCGAAGATGTGATGCAAACAATTTTAAGAGGAGAGGAATGA
- a CDS encoding IS630 family transposase encodes MAEYKRLGKPIVYIDESGFAHDMPRTHGYSKIGQRCFGTHDWGAKGRTNAIGALLGTSLLTLALFECNINTDAFSIWAEEDLLPKLPSESILVMDNASFHKSKSMQEKIHAAGHTLEYLPPYSPDLNPIEHKWAQAKSKRRKYQCGIDELFKEHCL; translated from the coding sequence ATCGCAGAATATAAACGTTTGGGAAAGCCAATTGTATATATTGATGAAAGCGGGTTTGCCCATGATATGCCTCGCACCCACGGTTACTCCAAAATAGGACAACGATGTTTTGGCACTCATGATTGGGGAGCAAAAGGAAGAACAAATGCAATAGGGGCATTACTTGGAACAAGCCTCCTTACACTTGCGTTATTCGAGTGCAATATTAATACAGATGCCTTTTCCATTTGGGCAGAGGAGGACTTGCTACCGAAACTTCCCTCTGAAAGTATTCTGGTTATGGATAATGCTTCATTCCATAAAAGCAAATCTATGCAAGAGAAGATCCACGCTGCAGGCCATACCTTGGAATATCTTCCTCCCTATTCCCCTGATCTAAACCCTATTGAACACAAGTGGGCACAGGCAAAGTCTAAGCGAAGAAAATATCAATGTGGAATAGACGAACTTTTCAAGGAGCACTGCCTATAA
- a CDS encoding IS3 family transposase, producing the protein MLAIECYYNTKRRHSTLGYVSPTKFEEKYQKSLY; encoded by the coding sequence ATTTTAGCTATAGAGTGTTATTACAATACTAAAAGAAGACACTCAACATTGGGATACGTAAGCCCAACAAAATTTGAAGAAAAGTACCAAAAAAGCCTATATTAA